From one Chryseobacterium sp. 3008163 genomic stretch:
- a CDS encoding glutamine--tRNA ligase/YqeY domain fusion protein, whose translation MEQIIEDDLANGMRNDQIRFRFPPEPNGYLHVGHTKAICINFGLGEKYNAPVNLRFDDTNPEKEEQEFVDSIMKDVEWLGFKWDKVLYASDYFQQLYDWAVQLIKEGKAYVDEQPSQTITEQRKNPAEPGVESPFRNRPVEESLGLFEKMKNGEFESGSMSLRAKIDMVSPNMNMRDPVMYRILNKPHHRTGTAWKIYPMYDWAHGESDYIEQISHSLCSLEFENHRPLYNWYLDQVYEDGKVKNKQREFARMNVSYMITSKRKLQRLVAENVVNGWDDPRMPTISGMRRKGFTPTSIRNFIDKVGVAKRENLISIQLLDFCVREDLNKVAKRVMAVVDPVKLVIENYPEGQEEWLETENNPEQENAGTREVPFSRELYIEREDFQEEANKKFFRLKLGGEVRLKSAYIIKAERVDKDENGEITTIYATYDEKSKSGSGTEESLRKVKGTLHWVSASHAIPVDVRIYDNLFTVEQPDAEKDVDFLNFINPDSVSTIQGFAEPSLKDVAVGEPLQFQRIGYFTKDQDSTDTNFVFNRTVTLKDSYKPE comes from the coding sequence ATTGAGCAAATTATAGAAGATGATTTGGCAAACGGTATGAGAAATGATCAGATCCGTTTCCGTTTTCCGCCGGAACCCAATGGTTATCTGCATGTAGGTCACACAAAAGCAATCTGCATTAACTTTGGTTTGGGCGAAAAATACAATGCTCCCGTAAACCTTCGTTTCGACGATACAAACCCTGAAAAAGAAGAGCAGGAATTTGTAGATTCTATTATGAAAGACGTTGAATGGTTAGGTTTCAAATGGGATAAAGTGTTGTACGCATCTGATTACTTCCAGCAACTTTACGATTGGGCTGTTCAATTGATTAAAGAAGGGAAAGCTTATGTAGACGAGCAACCATCGCAAACGATTACCGAGCAGAGAAAAAATCCTGCTGAGCCGGGTGTAGAATCACCATTCAGAAATCGTCCTGTTGAAGAATCTTTAGGGCTATTCGAAAAGATGAAAAACGGTGAATTTGAAAGTGGTTCTATGTCACTTCGTGCAAAAATTGATATGGTTTCGCCAAATATGAATATGCGTGACCCTGTTATGTACAGAATTTTGAATAAACCTCACCATAGAACAGGAACGGCATGGAAAATTTATCCGATGTATGACTGGGCTCATGGAGAATCTGATTATATCGAACAAATTTCGCACTCCCTTTGCTCTTTAGAGTTTGAAAACCACAGACCGCTTTACAACTGGTATTTAGACCAAGTGTACGAAGACGGTAAGGTTAAAAATAAGCAAAGAGAATTTGCAAGGATGAATGTCTCTTATATGATTACTTCCAAACGAAAACTACAAAGGCTAGTCGCTGAAAATGTGGTCAACGGTTGGGACGATCCTAGAATGCCTACGATTTCCGGAATGAGAAGAAAAGGGTTTACACCGACTTCTATTAGGAACTTTATTGATAAGGTAGGTGTTGCCAAGAGAGAAAATTTAATATCCATTCAATTATTAGATTTCTGCGTGCGTGAAGATCTGAATAAAGTTGCAAAACGTGTCATGGCGGTCGTTGATCCGGTAAAATTGGTCATTGAGAATTATCCTGAAGGACAAGAAGAGTGGTTAGAGACTGAGAACAATCCTGAGCAGGAAAATGCAGGAACAAGAGAAGTTCCGTTCTCAAGAGAATTATATATAGAACGTGAAGATTTTCAGGAAGAAGCAAACAAAAAATTCTTCAGATTAAAATTGGGTGGCGAAGTCCGTTTAAAGTCGGCTTACATCATCAAAGCTGAAAGAGTGGATAAGGATGAAAACGGTGAAATCACGACAATCTACGCTACTTACGACGAAAAATCTAAGTCAGGAAGCGGAACTGAAGAGAGTTTAAGAAAAGTAAAAGGAACACTTCATTGGGTTTCTGCATCACATGCAATTCCTGTAGATGTCAGAATTTACGATAACTTATTCACGGTAGAACAGCCTGATGCTGAGAAAGATGTAGATTTCTTAAATTTCATCAATCCGGATTCTGTATCTACCATTCAGGGATTTGCTGAGCCAAGTTTGAAAGATGTTGCTGTGGGCGAACCGCTTCAGTTCCAGAGAATTGGTTATTTTACGAAAGATCAGGATTCTACGGATACAAATTTTGTATTCAACAGAACAGTAACTTTAAAAGACTCCTATAAGCCGGAGTAA